ATCCCACCAAGTAAGATATGAACAGTGACATATACAAGGCAAACTATTACAAAGGCAACTGGCAACAAGACGACTAGGATGACTGGTCTCTTTGCCCACCGTCCCATGATGGCCAATGCAAACGGATAGAGCAGCACCATGATCCACACATTGAAGAGCAGACCCAGTGCAGCATGTGTCTTCTGTGCAATTGTCCACACTCCCATGTATACTGCAGTTTTACCCATGGCTACACCGATGGCACCAACATTGGCAATCAAGACGGTTACTGTCGGGATTAGCATTGGTACCCATCGCATGTCATACAAGTCTGCAAACTTGTCATTGGTGTCGGCGGCTGTTTGCTTCGAAGTAACTCTGAAGTGTATACCCTTCTTTGTGAGGAGATTTACCACCATGTGTAACACCGCTGTTGGGTATGCGCTCGTCGACCCGATCATGAAGAACTGTTCGTTCCTCCAGTAATCCAGCCATGTGATTCCAGCCCATTTTATCTCGAGCCATCCAATTATATGAATCATCAGAATGATCACGAGAAGGTACACAACATATTGGGTGAATGGCCTCTGAATGTATACTTCGTCAGGGATTAGCCACATCACTGGGCTGAGAGCGTAGAGTAGGATGAAAAGTGATGTGACTGGGTAGACTGTCATGTTGAGGTAGGAGACACGCTGAAGGATTCGGAGCCGACCACCGCCAATAAGTGGGTTATTGCGTGAGAAGAACATTTCTAAAGATCCACCAGACCAACGCACAATTTGGTGGAGGCGCTCTGTCAAGTTGATTGGTGCAATGCCACAGAAGGCATCACGCTCCATTGTACAGTACATGGAGCGCCAACCTTGCCCGTGGATGCGAAACCCAGTAACTATATCTTCTGTGGCTATGTCATATATGTACCCAACGCCCTTGCCCCACCCAGACTCTTTATCGTGTGAAGCTGACACAACTGTTTCCACCTCTGTTAGAAATGTTTCACTGAGGGTTGGTGGTATGGTAGACCTTTCTTGGTTTATGGCTTTTGACACAGAATCTAGGAAGAGTATGGAGCTACCAAACCTACTAGCTTCAACTACGATGCTGTCCTGTCTGCAATGAGGTGGGTCAATGCCATAGAGCGCAATGCGGCGGAACATGCAACCAGTGCCGAGGTAAGATGGCCCTTGGAGACCATTGAGGGCAAGCATTGTGCCATCAAAGAAGACACGGTTGTGGTTTCCATACCGGTCAGACGGATCAACATTGTCGAAGCGTTGAGGAAACTGAACGAAGGCAGTATTATCACCTTCTCGTTGATCTAGCATGAAGCAGATAGCTGCACGCAGGGCTTGAGAGTTGTTGATGTAGTGGTCGCAGTCGAAGTTGATGATGAATTGTGCATTGGTGAGTAGTCCAGAGGCACGCAATTGCGCATTCAAGGCACCAGCTTTCTTATTGTGGTCATAGCTTGGGCTCTTTCCGCGAGAGATATATACAAGCATCGGAATGCGCACATCAGTGTTGGTGAAGTTGACGCTGTGGGTGCTTGCTTGTGAACCAAGATTGTGCCCACGGGTCGGATGGTCCAACACAACCTGTTTACAATAATCAACATATACATAAGTCAAAGTCTCCTCGACAAGTTGGAGAAGTATGCTCATAAATTAAGTTATCAGTAAGGAATAACTAAATTGGATGAACTGTTATAAGTGGAGTACCTTAACGATGCCGGCATGATGTCCTTTTCGATGGTTTTCTGTTGTATCAATCCACGCTCCTGGCCATTGCGTCCCATTTGCCATCCAAGTGGCCTTTGCATCTCCTTGATCGGTCTTCATGCTATTGTAAAGATCGGAACGCTTGGAAATGGCACTAGACAGCGAGTCTAAGCGCTCTTTAAATTCACCATACTCCCTGTGTACACTGCTATAATCATTCTTGAACTCCTCTGGCGCCGTTCCAGTGTACAATGGTGCCTCTAGTTCAAAGTAGGTTTCCGGGGCTCTTGGCTCGATGCAATGCTTccggcaaaatgggacccacaatgTAGAAAACTTTGCGGTCTCAACAAAGGACTCATATTGGATTAGTGCTCCGCTATCATCTGAGAGATAGCAGGCGTACCTATCAACGGGATAGTCGGAAGCGAGGATAGAGAGGACACAGTTCATGGTGTATAGTATTGGCTCATCAATCGGGTCAGCAGTGGTGACAAAGACATCTATGCCAGGGAGGCTAGATGTACCATCTGGGAGATCGTATTGCCGCTTAAGGGCGGCAATATCAGGTATGGTTTTGACAGGGTTATACTTTGGGAGCTGGTTAAGCAGCCAGGAGAACCCGAACCATACATCCCCAACGACAGACATTGTCCAAAACCACATGATGTCGGAGTTGTTGTGCTTGATGCGCCATCCAAAGAAGAGGAGGACGGCAATTAGGCGTATGAAGATCAGCGCCCTGCATATGAGTAGATTATGTAAGTCAACAGGCAGGTTGTATCAGTAAGATGGACGCAGGTAGATTTGCATTTCGGTATTTCCCTGCACAAACAAAAAAAAGGTTGTGTATTTGCATATATGACCGAACCAGGACAAAAGTATGCTTTACTTGATCAAACTGATAccattagcatattttttcctgtTAGAAGCACCAGCACCCATCTCATCATATACCTGTAGGTGTGCAGGAGGGCGCCTTTGACCTTGTACGTGCGGAACAGCAGGGGCCTGCCGTCCTCGCCGCCACTCTCCTTGGCGGCGCGCCGTGCCTCCTTGTCTGCTGCCTCCCAGTACTTGCCCTTCGCGCCGACCGGCTTCTTGCCACTGGCCAGCAACGGGTCGGCGAGGCTGGCATTGGCTCCGCTAGTACCAGCGGCGGACGCCATTGGTAGCTAGCTCGCCTGGACGAAAGTGAGGAAAAGCTAGCTTAAGCCAGCGCCCTCACTGCTGCACGACCTGACCAAGTGAGGTGCACGGCTTATATAGAAAGCTGGAGCAGCCATGGACGAATGGAGGAATGAAGGGGTGCCAAAAGCCAGGGCTGTGTGTGTAGGCAGGCAAAGACAAGAAAGAAGAAACCTTCCAGATCTGTGGCGCTGAAGAATCGACCGTCAGCTGTGTTCTGACTAAAGAAGCCATACATGTAGAAAACATGGAGGCGGGCGGACGGGATCCACGGGAATAGGCACCCTCGTGGGAAGTGCAACTGCGTGCTCTGCATTATTCTGCGCCGATCGATCGTGTCAGGCATTTTCGGGAATTGCGCTGGGTCAGGAACAGTTTGTTTAACCCCAGTTGGTAGCTGCAAGCGTCaggcatatttgttttgttctgcACCGGCAGGCCCCGGCGGATCGGTGCAACGATCGGATCTACCTACGACCCCGCCGGGGGCATGCACAACTCTGAGCTGGAAGTTGTAGTCCATCCAAATCTGGACGTTATGTACATTTGTTTGATTCTCTTGATCAGATCTGAGATTCACTGCTCAGTTGGTGGCAATGGTGCAAGTTGTCCAGATGCATGGGCTGCATGTTCAGATGTTCTTTTTCGCCCCTTGTTTTCTCCCCTTCTGTATGTTAACTTCTCTTCATCTCTTCCGTGTAACCAGATCTTGTTATATAATTTATTCCCACTCTTCCCCTTTTTGGCGGCACCCCTTATTATTAGTGCCAGATCTAATTCAACGAAACCCGATCTAGATCGCCTAGTTTTATATCACTAATGCTCGACAGTAAGATGCAAGAAGTTGGTTACACTCTCTGCAAGTGCTGGGAGAGTGCTAATTGACCGATCCCTGATGTGGTCACCAAACGCTCTTGGCGCTGCTTGCTTGTCCACTCTTCCTGGGCACCTCTAAATTGGACACAATATTTTAATACTATCTCAGTCACAAGGTCTATTTTTTTTTCTTAAGTCAAATCTTTATAAAATTGACAGATTAATATGGATCAATCGCCCACGTAGATAATACTACCAAATAAATACCACACTACAGAAACACATTTTATAATTGAGCAACTGATTGATTTGGCATTGGAGATGTTGATATCTTTTGGTTAAACTTACAAGGATTCAACTTAAGACAAAATCTGATAGGCCTTGAAGAGGAAGGAGTAGAACTGTCAGGAAATCTCTGATTCCAAGAGCTGGAGTACTTCCACGGATGTAGAGCCAGATGCAAGCTGGACCAAATGGTGCCCTATCGGTCGCCGCTGCCTTCTTTTGCAAGTGAAACAAAAGGAGTCCTCAATCAGCAGGAATCATCGGAGTCCTCGGAGATTCAGTTGTTTGAGTGTACAACCACAATAAATCTGCTTCACAAGCTATCTTGGATACAGGTAACGGACAGGAACAGTGTGACGCGCCACTGTTCTTTTAGCAGTTCTGTTTTGCCTAAGTTTTCACCGCACTTCTCTTTTTGGATTCGTCGCCTAGGAGCACACATAGACGTTCCACTTCTCACAAAGTCCATTTCTCTGGCCATCTGCTCACCTTGCCATGTGCCTATTTGCACACACTCAAAATTTTCCAAGACTAGCTAATTGGCTCTGCAAACTGTCTGCGGCGGACTATAAGTCTGGCACCAAGTCACCATATACCCCATGTTGAtgtatgtataagtggattgaaatcgctctttccatcagttcgaacttttggttgtgttggctagtACATGAAGTTTGCACCCCAAATGTGATCGTCTTTTCTGTAATTGGAAGAGGGTAGAAGAAAGTTATGCTAGTTGCGGGAACCAGATGTGAACCGAATTACAAACAGAAAACAAGCACGTAAACACACAGCGTAAAAGCAAACAACCAAGCATGTTTCGTATGCAACAACGGTGACCTCCATGCCCTCGAAAGATCTCAACTGTGAGGGTCAATTTCATAAGTGCTTTCAAGCATCTTGGGATGTCATCATCAAGTGAAAATTACCTCCAGCGGGATATGCAGTCGAGGGATATTTGCTTAGAATCTCTATATTCCATCTCTAGGAGGCAActgtattttttttttcaataCCGACTAAAATTTGGATCTTTGGCTCGTGAAACATAATTAGATAGCATTATTCTTCGAAGCGACTCTGTGGTAAACATTTACTAGTCTTTTGAAGTGTAGTTGAGAAACTCATTGAGCTAAGACATGTTTCAACTGCACAAAAATGGCAGTTGAGGTGCATTTCATATATACGAATCCTGAATCGCTGCACGAAAAAAAAAAACCCGGAAATGCAGCTGGGACGCACACCATCAGACTTAATTGTACTGTTTACTGGTAAACCGGTAAACATGCACCATTTAGCAATCCACTTAATCTCTTGTTTGTGCCGTCCTCTTTGATTATTTCTCTCCTGTCAACTCCCAAAGCCACCGTTATCTTGAGGAGAAGCTTAGCATGCACACTACATGCTACCGACATAGTTAGTATGAACTTAGGCTCACCGGGACAAACCTAGGATAGGTACCTCATCTAGGTACATATGGGTGCATGGTTCAGTTAACCACGGCCGTGCCCGTCTGTGCTTGTAAAGGGAGAAGTGGATGTTAGACAACACATCACACAAGCTAGCTAGCCTACGATGCAGGTGGTACAGTCCACGCGAGTACACATCTGTAATGGAAGGTGACAGTCTTGTTCTTACGGCGATGCCAGGTCGGAGGTCACTGACAGAGAATGACTTCTGGGGCCCTTGACAAAATACGCCCAGCGTGGCCAATCACTTGAATGATGGTCCATTCAGGACGGACAGTAACCAATGGTTCCATTTCCATATTCATCCATTACTGGAGTTGTCGATGTTGATTTTATAATGGAGCAActaatattgattttgtactgGAGATGTTGATGTTTTTTCCACATATTTGGTTAAGCCTACAAGGATTCAACTTAAGAAAATTTGATAGGCCTTGAAGAGGAAGGAGTAGAACCATCAGTTATGCTGAAGAGACAGGAATCTCTGATTCCAAGAGCTGGAGTACATCTACAGATATAGCGCCAGATGCAGGCTGAACCAAACGGTGCCCTATCGCCTATCGGTCGCTGCTGCCTTCTTTGGCAAGTGAAACAAAAGGATCCTCGGTCAGCAGAATCATTGGAATCTTCGGAGAATCAGTTGTTTGAGTGTACAAGCACAACATTCAGCTTCACAGGCTATCTTGGATACAGGGAGCAGCGTGACACGCCCACTGTTTTATTAGCAGTTCTGTTCTTGCTAAGTTGTGGACAGGTTCAGTGGCCTGGCGCCTGTAATAACATTAGTAGCACTGGACGCCAGTTTGCCTCCTCTCATCCTCTTGCTCGTTTCACGGCACTTTTGTTTCTGGTTTCGTAGCCTAGCAACAGACGTAGAAGTTCTACTTCTCACCGAGTCCATTTCTCCGGCCAATCTGCTCACCTTACCATGTGCCTGTTGGCACACACTGAAACTTTTCCAAGACTAGCTAATTGGCTCTGGGAACTGTCTGCGACGGACCATAAGTCTGTCACCAAGTCACCATAGGCCCCAATCGTATTCATCTTTCCTGTACGTAATTACAAGCAGAAAACACACACACAGTATGAAGGTACATCGTCCAACCAGAAACAAGAGCGCAAAAGCAAACAAGCAAGCATGTTTCGTATGCAACAATGGTGACCTCCACTCCCTTGAAAGATCTCCACTGTGAGGGTCAACTTGGTAAGTCCTTTCAAGCATTTTGGGATGTCTTCATCAAGTGAAAAACACCTCCAGCGGGCTATGCAGTCGAGAGGTATGTGCTCAGAGTCACTACATTCCATTTCTGGGAGATCCAACTGCGTTTTTCTGTCAATACCAACTAAGTGTGGATCTTTGGCTTGTTAAAGATAATTAGATAGCATTCTTCTTGGAAGCGACTCCGTGGTAAACTTTTACTAGTCTTTTGAAGTGCATTTGAGAAACTCATTCAGCTAAGACATGTTTCAACTGCACATGAAAAAAACGCTGTTGCATCTCATCTACGAGAATCTCGAATCTCAACTACACAAAAAAACCCAGTACATACTTGTCCAAAGTACATGAAAATGTAGTTGGGACGCACACTATCGGTCTTAATTGCACCGTCTTACCAGTTAAAAAACTGGTGAACCGGGAAACATGCACCAGTTAGTAATCCACTCGATCTCTTGTTTGTGTCGTCCTCTTTGAATTTTTCCCTCCCCTCTCAACTCCCAAAGCCACGATTGTCTTGAGGAGATGCTTATCATGCAAACTACATGCTACCGACATAGTTACTATGAACTTGGGCTCACCGGGACAAACCTAGGATAGGTAACTCAACTAGGTGCACATACGGGTGCATGGTTCAGTTAACCATGTTTGTGCTCGTCTGTTTTGCTCGTAAAGGGGGAAGTGGACGTAAGGACGTTCGACGACACATCACACATGCTAGCGGGTGGTACGGTCCACGCGAGTACACATCTGTAATGGAAGGTGACAGTCTTGTTCTTACGGCGATGCCAGGTCGGAGGTCACTGACAAAGAATGACTTCCGGGGCCCTTGAGAAAATATGCCCAGCGTGGCCAATCACTTGAATGATGGTCCACTCAGGATGGACAGTAACGGATGGTTCCATTTCCAAATTCATCCATTACTAGAGTTATTGATGttgatttttaaaaaaaaattccaAGCGATCCATCGAGGGATCGATTTTCATTACCATCAGATAACGAAAATAATGTTGATTTTGTAATGGTGCAACTGATATTGATTTGGTATTGGAGATGTTGATATATTTTTTCTATAAACTTGGTTAAGCTTGCAAGGATTCAACATAAGACAAAAATTGATAGACCTTGAAGAGGAAGGAGTAGAACTATCAGTTAATGGAAGAGACAGGAATCTCTGATTCCAAGAGCTGGAGTACGTCTACAGATATAGTGCCAGATGCAAGCTGGACCAAATGGTGCCCTATCAGTTGCTTCTGCTTCTTTGATAAGTGAAACAAAAGGAGTCCTCAATCAGCCGTTTGAGTGTACAAGAGGAACATTCAGCTTTACAGGCTATCTTGGATACAGATAATGGACAGGAGCAGCGTGACGAGCCCACTATTCTTTTAGTAGTTATTTTTTTTCTAAGTTTTCGACAGCTTCAGTGGCCTGACGCCTGTAATAGCAGTAGTAGTACTGGACGCCACTTTGCCTCCTCTGATCCTCTTGCTCTTTTCGCGGCACTTCTGTTTCTGGATTCGTAGCCTAGCAGCACACATAGAAGTTCTACTTCTCACAAAGTCCATTTCTCCGGCCAATCTGCTCACCTTAGCATGTGCCTGTTCGCACACACTGAAACCTTTCCCATGACTAACTGGCTCTGGGAACTGTATGCGATGGACCATAAGTCTGTGATCGAGTCACCATAGACCCCAATCGTGTTGTCTTTCCTGTAATTACAAACAGAAAACACacatgcacacacacacacagtatGGAGAGGTACAACGTCCAACCAGAAACAAGAGCGCTAAAGCAAGCAACCAAGCATGTTCCTATGCAGCAATGGTGACCTCCACACCCTCGAAAGATTTCCACAGTGAGGGTCAACTTCGTAAGTCCTTTCAAGCATCAAGTGAGACATGGTACGGACTTGCCTGAACTGCATGAAAATTCAGTTGGGAGTTGGGATGCACACCATCAGTCTTAAATTTTCAATTGCAGCGCTTTACCAGTTAAAAAACTGGTAAACCGGTAAACATGCACCAGTTAATAATCCACTTAATCTCTCGTTTGTGTCCTTCTCTTTGACTTTATCCCCTATCAACTCCCAAAGCCTCCGTTGCCTGGAGTAGAAGCTTATCACACTACATGCTACTGACATATTACCTCCGTTCGAAAATGTAAGTACATTAGGTATTGGGGCTCACCGATACAAAGCTAGGATAGGTAACTCACCTAGGTGCATATGGGTGCATGGTTCAGTTAACCACGGCAGTGCCCTTCTGTTTTGCTCGTAAAGGGAGAAGTGGGCGTTCAACAGCACATGTTAGCTAGCCTGCCATGAAGGTGGTACAGtccacgtacacacattgtaatggaAGGTGACAGTCTTGTTCTTACGGCAATGCCAGGTCGGAGGTCACTGACAGAGAATGACTTCGGGGGCCCTTGAGAAAATACGCTCAGCATGCCAATCACTCAAATGATGGTCCATTCAGGACGGACAGTAACCGATGGTTCCATTTCCATATGCCTCCAATAGTGGGCACATGCATTTGTGGTCTCCAATTTCCATATGCCTCCATGCATCTGTTGGACACTGCAAATACATAGTTTGGGTGGTCTCCAATTGCAAAGCATGATTGCCTTCGGTTGTCTTCAGCTCCTTTGTTGTTTTCTCCATTCTCGTGTTGCACCTGGGCTAATGGCCATCTCATGCATGTCTTGATCTGATGTACAACAGCCTATTGGTCTGATATACAAAAGATGATTGAGCCTCGATTGGCTCTAGCATGTGTGTATTTGTTGTTTTCCCCTTGAGTATTTTTTGTTTTAGGTGGCCTGCGCTGAAGATGACACCCGCCAACGTTACTCACGTGTACTTGCTAACTATAGCATGTAACATTGCAACTCATTTTCACACGTAAGCACCACTGCAGAAGATCGCTGTGGACACTTGACGATAGACGGTTTATTTCGTCTACAAGGCGAGAGCTAGTTAATAATAGCGGTCCTTAGTAAGCAAATTATGTAAGCTTTGTTTGAAATTTTATATCACTGATGGATGATGGTTTGGGAAAAAACTTATGTGGTATACGTCCACCTACGAAACTCGCCTTTGGCTTTCGTCTCGGTAGGTGCTCTTTTCATAATTATTTTTTAAATAATCTATTTTCGTAATAGCTTTTGGACGTTGACACAGCCCTCTGTATGCCAATTAGTTTTAGTAGTAAGCACATGTAGAAAAATTAAATAAGATTTTTATTTAATAATATTTTATGGTGAATCAAATGATGGTAAGTACGTAACACTGTTTTAACTTTGCGAATCAAATATTTAATTGTTAGTAGTCAAAGTCAACTATTAACAAAAGGATGAAGTAAGACCTACTTAACATAGTGATATCAAAAAAGCCCATTGGCGATCACATCACGCGTCTTTTATCTAACCAACCTACCACAAAAAATTTGTTTAGTAAAGTAGATTCGTGACTAGAATTTAATATTTTTGTTGGCTCAATCCTCTTGATCTCATTTAGTATTATCCTCATAGCCCCTCTACTTCTAGCAATCGAAACACTAGCTTTGCTTTATTTTGATCTTTTTATTCTCCTCATGCTCACCCAATCGCTCCCTCGAACCCATGACAGATTGATCAAAACCTAGTCGTGCCAGCAACCAAGGAGGCAATGTTTGGTCTTTGGTGGCACCTGTACTCGTGGAGGCTTGGTACCGTTATACCATTGCtcggattgtatttgatgtacccTATCCCTATGCATGCACTTGATGTCATATGTCCTTCAGTCCGTGGCACCAGTAGTGAAGGTGATGTATCCTATTTTAGGGATTTGAGTTTTTATTAATTAGTTTGTTTGTAGTCATGTTCTTATGTGTGCTTTGTTTCCCATTGGTATGTTCACTAAAGTTATCTTTGTGTATGCTCAATTTTCCACTAGGATGCACACTGCATACAATATTGTACGATGGTTCAGTTACTTgggacttagagcatctccaccgacgtCCCCGATAGCGGTCCCGATAGCAATTTGGGGGCcgggagcgaaaatgggctcgcaccggcgcgccccaGACGGCGCCGGTGTTTTTTCGAGtccaatagaagcgccggcaaccccgtgccggcccttCGCCAAGGgggcgaatcgggcgcgccggcgcctctcgaggctgaaaattttgggcgtgggagccacATGTCAGCCACACGCCGAGGAAATATACATCTTCTCCCCCAAAACCCATCCCCTCCGCCGCTCATTTCTCCCACCAGCCGCTCCATCTCTCATCCAGCCTCCAACCCAAAAAACCCTCGCCGCCGCGCCATGGCACCGAAGAGAAAGCCAGCGAAGCCGCCGACGAAGGCATCGCCGAAGACGCGCACCGTCGCGCCGAAGGAGAAACCGGCGACCATGTCGCAGGAGGATTGGGAGAAGGATATGGAACGCCGCTCCCTCATGACGGCCGACCGCAGGAGGCGCCGCATCGCCGCCATCGACGCAAAGAAAGCGGCGGCCTCTGCGGAAGCGTGCCTAAGCTTGGGCGGCGGCCTCAACAGCATCTCGAGCTCCCCGTCGTCGCCGGGTTACTACGCGGGGTACACCGCGGACAAGCCGTCGATCTCGCAGATGCGGCTGTCACAGATGGACGGCCGCGCCCGCTACTCCCCCGAGTTCGGGGACAGCGACATGACCGTCGACAACAACGCGCCGTTCTCGCTGGATTCAACGGCTCGGGGCAGCGGCGCCTTCCGCTTCCCCGACCTGAACGATTCGCCTGACCTGCGCCGCACCGAGGTCCAGGGACACGTGATGGACGGCAACAGCCTTCCCCGCCACCTCTTCCCCGACGACGGTAGGCACACCCACTAGGTGTTCAGTAGCGCGTCCGGCGTGTCCATGGGCCAGGACGAGGTGTgtttccttactttttatgtgTTCTGTGCATCGTAGACACCGGCGGCAACTGGAAGTTTGTAACTTTATGCGTAGATTGCCGGCGAGGAGGATATCCTGAACGGCATCATCCACGGCCATGCCTACGAACCGCCGGTCGACGAGTACGAAGAAGAGGCCGAGGAGGACGAAGGTGAGGAGGAATTCCAGGAGGAGCTGATCAACGTCGAGACCGGCGCGAGCGTGAGGAGGACGCGCAGGGGTTCCGCCGGCACTCGTGGTACGAGGTGGAGGTCCTTGGAGGATGAATGCCTCATCGAGGCGTGGAACCAAGTGAGCGTTTGCCCCATCATCGGCGCAAACCAAGCCGGGGGCAAGTACTACAAGCGCATTCTCGATTGCTTCAACGAGAAGAACTATGGTGATTACGCCACCATAGAGATGAACCGGAACGAGGGCGCCCTCTCTCACCGTTGGAACTTGATCAAGGGGTCGTGTAGCAAGTTCTATGACTACTATGAGAAGATCAAGGCACGAAAGGAGAGCGGCAAGACGATGGTGGATTGGGTATGATCTACGCCTATCTTCTTACATATGAATCGATGATCCTAATTGTTACATATGAATTGATGAACTATCCTCTTACATATGAATTGATGATCCTTACTGTTACATATTGCTAGATGCTCCAAGCTTTCGACATGTACAAGCACCAACACGAGGACAAAGACTTCCCCTTCATGCATTGCTACAACAAGCTCCAAGGTTGCAAGAAATGGGACGACCTCCTCCACACTCTATTGAAGGACGGGGAAGATGGGCCGGTCGATCCAGCCGGCGCCTCCACCGGGCGCCCCATtggcaacaagaaggccaaggccgAGAGGAAAGCGCCGTTATTGGCAGCCGTGGACGCCTCCCTCGAGAAGATGATCAACTCATTCTCAGTTGAGAACAAGGAAGCGTCGGATAGGGCCGCCGTCGTGTGGAAGGCAATCCTCTACAAGCAAGATATGAAGATCGCGTTGGAGAGGGAGAAGGTGGAGGCGGCGAAGCTAGAAGCCCACGCTGCAGCCATGAAGGCCACCAACGAAGCGACGTAGCTATCGTTGGCCAAAATGTCTCAAGAATCGAAGATCTAGATGGCCGACATGGACAAGATGGACCCATTGGCGCGGGTGTGGCACGAGATGTACCACGAGCGCATTGGCCAAGAGGTGATGGCGGCGTGAGCTGCGTCGGCGTCTCCCCCGGCACGGTCCGCGTTCATGTCTACCCCGGCACCG
This region of Lolium perenne isolate Kyuss_39 chromosome 2, Kyuss_2.0, whole genome shotgun sequence genomic DNA includes:
- the LOC127333148 gene encoding probable mixed-linked glucan synthase 3, encoding MASAAGTSGANASLADPLLASGKKPVGAKGKYWEAADKEARRAAKESGGEDGRPLLFRTYKVKGALLHTYRALIFIRLIAVLLFFGWRIKHNNSDIMWFWTMSVVGDVWFGFSWLLNQLPKYNPVKTIPDIAALKRQYDLPDGTSSLPGIDVFVTTADPIDEPILYTMNCVLSILASDYPVDRYACYLSDDSGALIQYESFVETAKFSTLWVPFCRKHCIEPRAPETYFELEAPLYTGTAPEEFKNDYSSVHREYGEFKERLDSLSSAISKRSDLYNSMKTDQGDAKATWMANGTQWPGAWIDTTENHRKGHHAGIVKVVLDHPTRGHNLGSQASTHSVNFTNTDVRIPMLVYISRGKSPSYDHNKKAGALNAQLRASGLLTNAQFIINFDCDHYINNSQALRAAICFMLDQREGDNTAFVQFPQRFDNVDPSDRYGNHNRVFFDGTMLALNGLQGPSYLGTGCMFRRIALYGIDPPHCRQDSIVVEASRFGSSILFLDSVSKAINQERSTIPPTLSETFLTEVETVVSASHDKESGWGKGVGYIYDIATEDIVTGFRIHGQGWRSMYCTMERDAFCGIAPINLTERLHQIVRWSGGSLEMFFSRNNPLIGGGRLRILQRVSYLNMTVYPVTSLFILLYALSPVMWLIPDEVYIQRPFTQYVVYLLVIILMIHIIGWLEIKWAGITWLDYWRNEQFFMIGSTSAYPTAVLHMVVNLLTKKGIHFRVTSKQTAADTNDKFADLYDMRWVPMLIPTVTVLIANVGAIGVAMGKTAVYMGVWTIAQKTHAALGLLFNVWIMVLLYPFALAIMGRWAKRPVILVVLLPVAFVIVCLVYVTVHILLGGIVAF